One genomic window of Melanotaenia boesemani isolate fMelBoe1 chromosome 20, fMelBoe1.pri, whole genome shotgun sequence includes the following:
- the LOC121631829 gene encoding protein delta homolog 1: MHLIGVVLILVVTGMAKGWECSAGCSTENGFCEKPGKCRCKPGWEGENCDQCVPFPGCLHGTCEKAWQCICKEGWVGSLCDQDTRLCSSRPCASNATCIETGEGGYLCICPQGYAGKNCHVKMENCLSNGSPCQNGGSCMDAGGSAAYPSCLCPTGFSGDNCQISIDSCQPNPCLNGGNCTNHGLAFTCVCPTGFSGFTCNDTTSISPCTGRPCANEGMCVVQPDGTFRCICQKWFTGSTCLLHHRPRNRSKPVNARPVDNRVFALTPQHYSLPAHAFHKLLRPPERDLLKITLKETVHSSGILVTHGQLVCFGMLALLTCLVILGTTGIVFFGRCQTWLANAKYSQLVRQQREHLLREVGSTSQEEPQHSVNIILPEKIRLSSFGRHYTSI, encoded by the exons ATGCATCTCATCGGTGTGGTCTTAATTCTGGTCGTGACAGGCATGGCAAAAG GTTGGGAATGCAGCGCGGGGTGCAGTACAGAAAATGGGTTTTGTGAGAAGCCAGGGAAGTGCAG GTGCAAACCAGGGTGGGAAGGAGAAAACTGTGACCAGTGCGTGCCATTCCCCGGCTGTCTGCATGGCACATGTGAGAAGGCATGGCAGTGTATCTGCAAGGAGGGCTGGGTGGGCAGCCTGTGTGACCAAG ATACTCGCCTGTGCTCATCCAGGCCTTGTGCCAGTAATGCCACCTGCATAGAGACAGGGGAAGGAGGATACCTTTGCATCTGTCCCCAAGGCTATGCTGGGAAAAACTGCCATGTGAAGATGGAGAATTGTCTTTCAAATGG CTCCCCTTGTCAGAATGGTGGCAGTTGTATGGATGCTGGTGGCTCTGCAGCCTATCCTTCCTGTTTATGTCCTACTGGATTTTCTGGAGACAACTGTCAGATCAGCATTGACAGCTGCCAGCCTAACCCCTGTCTCAATGGTGGCAACTGTACAAACCATGGCCTGGCTTTTACATGCGTCTGCCCAACTGGCTTCAGTGGTTTCACTTGTAATGACACCACCAGCATCTCTCCCTGCACTGGCAGACCCTGCGCCAATGAGGGAATGTGTGTCGTTCAACCTGATGGAACCTTCCGTTGCATTTGCCAGAAATGGTTTACAGGTTCTACATGTCTCCTGCATCACAGGCCAAGAAACAGATCCAAGCCAGTTAATGCCAGGCCTGTGGACAACAGAGTGTTTGCTCTGACACCACAGCACTACTCCCTCCCTGCACACGCCTTCCACAAGCTGCTTAGACCACCAGAGAGAGACCTGCTCAAGATCACCCTGAAGGAGACCGTCCACTCGTCTGGCATCCTCGTCACACACGGTCAGCTGGTCTGCTTCGGCATGCTGGCCCTGCTCACCTGCCTGGTTATCTTGGGCACTACGGGGATTGTGTTTTTTGGCCGCTGCCAGACATGGCTTGCAAATGCAAAGTACAGCCAGCTTGTACGGCAACAACGGGAACACCTGCTGAGAGAAGTTGGCAGCACGAGCCAGGAAGAGCCACAGCACTCTGTAAACATCATCCTGCCAGAAAAGATTAGACTCTCCAGCTTTGGGAGACACTATACCTCCATCTGA